In a single window of the Mustelus asterias chromosome 3, sMusAst1.hap1.1, whole genome shotgun sequence genome:
- the LOC144490875 gene encoding uncharacterized protein LOC144490875, with protein MGKVYQVFVVGLKGEKKTIDISHSETEFNVMTISEFKGKLLQKLPIEAAADDLRLLFANVQLEDGKKFSDYQIKDKSTILMVLRLPGGTEQ; from the exons ATGGGGAAAGTCTATCAAGTGTttgttgtggggctgaagggggaGAAGAAAACTATTGATATTTCCCATTCCGAGACAGAGTTTAACGTGATGACGATCTCGGAATTCAAGGGAAAACTGCTACAGAAACTGCCAATAGAAG CGGCGGCAGATGATCTGCGCCTTCTTTTCGCCAACGTGCAGTTGGAGGACGGAAAGAAATTCTCTGATTACCAGATCAAGGATAAATCAACTATTCTGATGGTGCTTCGCCTGCCTGGAGGAACAGAACAGTGA